A region from the Brassica napus cultivar Da-Ae chromosome C8, Da-Ae, whole genome shotgun sequence genome encodes:
- the BNAC08G22320D gene encoding uncharacterized protein BNAC08G22320D, whose protein sequence is MDSISFDNVKAEKAKALHRLQSIGFLFRVTEICLALLLLCWIFSSLPFAARISGEFLRRLACVVSSPLFMFVLGNSIVVALLTTKSTVFSSGVDGGGEADIYDAFIRSGENRASSSDVRGIPEETTVYDDKQMIGTETDSVSNSNSIPTVAREDHATTEPEKETVTDLVKDHSPPPTKVYRRSKSERQRLHTVMKPKPSLRRSETEKCRETVKPCEEVPFPEDNLTNEEFQKTIEAFIAKQLIFRRRESLAVVIP, encoded by the coding sequence ATGGATTCGATCTCCTTCGACAACGTGAAAGCAGAGAAAGCCAAGGCGCTGCATCGTTTGCAGAGCATTGGTTTCCTCTTCCGCGTAACAGAGATCTGCCTCGCTCTTCTCTTACTATGCTGGATCTTCTCCTCCCTTCCTTTCGCCGCTCGAATCTCCGGCGAGTTTCTCCGTCGCCTCGCTTGCGTCGtctcctctcctctcttcaTGTTCGTCCTCGGTAACTCCATCGTCGTCGCTCTTCTCACCACCAAATCCACCGTCTTCTCCAGCGGCGTCGACGGCGGAGGAGAGGCGGATATCTACGACGCGTTCATCAGATCCGGTGAGAATCGCGCCAGTTCTTCCGACGTCAGAGGTATCCCGGAAGAGACCACCGTTTACGACGACAAACAGATGATCGGCACTGAAACAGATTCGgtttcaaattcaaattcaattCCGACGGTGGCGCGTGAAGATCACGCGACAACCGAACCGGAGAAGGAAACGGTTACTGATTTAGTGAAGGATCATTCTCCTCCTCCGACGAAGGTCTATCGAAGAAGCAAATCGGAAAGACAGAGACTACATACTGTGATGAAACCGAAACCTTCGCTCCGGCGATCGGAGACAGAGAAGTGCCGTGAAACCGTTAAGCCGTGCGAAGAAGTGCCGTTTCCGGAGGATAATCTGACAAACGAAGAGTTTCAGAAAACGATCGAAGCATTCATCGCCAAACAGTTGATTTTCCGTCGCCGAGAGTCCCTCGCCGTCGTTATCCCATAA